The following proteins are co-located in the Clostridiales bacterium genome:
- a CDS encoding M48 family metallopeptidase has translation MLVRKIPLRRMPSLSNMVKMMDYNLVRSKRKTLALYVRQDGSLEVRAPLKTSKGYIEDFIKQKQDWITATRSKLSDRQETKKTVQISAADAARYKKQAKEYLQLKCRYYSELMGLRPSAVRINSAKTRWGSCNGKGEINFTFRLIFAPEELIDYVVVHELAHLKEMNHSSSFWAVVEQTMPDYRERRKRLREHQHQFEFIVT, from the coding sequence ATGTTGGTACGGAAGATCCCTTTACGAAGGATGCCTTCGCTGAGTAATATGGTTAAAATGATGGATTATAATCTGGTTCGCTCAAAACGGAAAACCCTGGCGCTATATGTACGCCAGGATGGAAGTCTTGAGGTTCGGGCGCCCTTAAAGACAAGCAAGGGCTATATCGAAGATTTTATTAAGCAAAAGCAGGACTGGATCACAGCAACTAGGAGTAAACTCTCCGATCGGCAGGAAACAAAGAAAACGGTTCAAATCTCGGCTGCTGACGCTGCTAGATACAAGAAGCAGGCGAAAGAGTATCTGCAGCTAAAATGCAGATACTACTCTGAACTTATGGGGTTAAGGCCTTCTGCAGTAAGAATCAACAGCGCAAAAACTCGCTGGGGCTCCTGCAATGGTAAAGGGGAGATCAACTTCACCTTTCGGCTGATTTTTGCACCGGAGGAATTGATCGATTATGTGGTTGTCCACGAGCTCGCGCATCTGAAAGAGATGAATCACTCATCAAGCTTCTGGGCGGTTGTAGAGCAGACAATGCCCGATTACAGGGAGCGGAGAAAGCGGCTGAGGGAACATCAGCATCAGTTCGAATTCATTGTTACATAA
- a CDS encoding iron-containing alcohol dehydrogenase, producing MGGIFMRFTIPRDIYFGRGAIESLKELKGTRAVIVTGGSSMQNSGFMDKGKKILGEGGFETFLLEGIEPDPDIKTVMKGAAFMLKHEPDVIVVIGGGSAIDAAKAMWIFYEHPEMTFEAFKSPFTLPALRKKAIFAAIPSTSGTASEVTAFSVITDYEPKIKYPLADYQLTPDMAIIDPDLADTMPKELVAHTGMDALTHAIEAYTATASSEFSDPLALHSIKRIFGNLVMSYEGKKEAAEKMHYAQCMAGMAFSNALLGIAHSLAHKTGAALGIPHGLANAIYLPYVIRFNANKEAATYKQNGIYSGRSKYAEIATHIGVLEEDQAVLTRKLIERIESMNRALHIPASLREAGIDKMEFQSLADSIAENAATDPCTASNPRHADKEDLRKLLRCIYEGSVVDF from the coding sequence ATGGGAGGTATTTTCATGCGGTTTACGATTCCACGAGATATCTATTTTGGAAGAGGTGCAATTGAATCACTGAAGGAGCTGAAAGGAACGCGTGCGGTAATCGTGACCGGCGGATCCTCCATGCAGAATTCAGGATTTATGGATAAGGGGAAAAAAATTCTGGGAGAAGGGGGATTTGAGACCTTTCTCTTGGAAGGAATTGAACCAGACCCCGACATAAAGACCGTTATGAAAGGGGCGGCTTTCATGTTGAAGCATGAGCCCGATGTCATTGTCGTCATCGGCGGCGGTTCTGCAATCGATGCGGCTAAGGCGATGTGGATATTCTACGAGCACCCGGAAATGACCTTTGAGGCTTTCAAAAGTCCATTCACCTTGCCAGCATTGAGAAAAAAAGCAATCTTTGCTGCGATTCCTTCTACTTCCGGAACGGCTTCTGAGGTGACGGCGTTTTCCGTGATCACCGATTATGAACCGAAAATCAAATATCCTCTGGCGGACTATCAGCTGACTCCCGATATGGCCATAATCGATCCGGATCTAGCGGATACGATGCCAAAGGAGCTGGTGGCACATACGGGAATGGATGCGCTGACCCATGCCATTGAAGCATACACGGCAACCGCCTCTTCGGAGTTCAGCGACCCTTTGGCACTTCACTCCATCAAGCGGATTTTTGGCAATCTGGTGATGTCTTATGAAGGGAAGAAGGAAGCTGCTGAAAAGATGCATTATGCTCAGTGTATGGCAGGTATGGCGTTCAGCAACGCCCTTCTTGGCATTGCTCACAGTCTTGCACACAAAACCGGTGCGGCGCTTGGCATTCCACACGGTCTGGCAAACGCCATCTATCTGCCATATGTGATCCGCTTTAACGCAAACAAAGAGGCAGCGACCTACAAGCAAAATGGCATTTATTCTGGTCGAAGTAAATATGCTGAGATTGCAACCCATATTGGTGTGCTGGAAGAGGATCAGGCTGTGCTTACCCGAAAGCTCATTGAGCGAATCGAATCCATGAACAGAGCCCTCCATATCCCAGCTTCGCTGAGAGAAGCTGGCATTGATAAAATGGAGTTTCAGTCTCTTGCAGACAGTATTGCTGAAAATGCCGCAACGGATCCCTGCACCGCTTCCAACCCGAGGCATGCAGATAAAGAAGACCTAAGAAAACTGCTTCGCTGCATCTATGAGGGAAGTGTGGTAGATTTTTAA
- a CDS encoding GerMN domain-containing protein codes for MKHKRISIIILCMILVLGAGLFSLTGCTKKPAAEGPDTENPSEKTYRVALFYANEEYVASGDEAIEKFKVYETELSSVPEKVYMETLELLRNSPDKGYDTMLGDQIKLNRVYAEGDTAFVDLGADGLSGGSMEELYLISQIVDTLINSFEEIKQVQFLVDGKVPETLMGHVGTEDPFTKDAFAE; via the coding sequence ATGAAACACAAACGAATTTCTATCATAATTCTATGTATGATTTTGGTCCTTGGAGCGGGGCTCTTCAGTTTAACAGGCTGTACAAAGAAACCTGCTGCGGAAGGACCAGATACCGAGAACCCTTCAGAAAAGACGTATCGAGTAGCACTGTTTTATGCAAATGAAGAGTATGTGGCATCTGGAGATGAAGCCATTGAAAAATTCAAGGTATATGAAACAGAACTTTCTTCCGTACCGGAAAAGGTATATATGGAGACGCTGGAGCTTTTAAGAAATTCACCGGATAAAGGTTACGATACCATGCTGGGCGATCAGATCAAGTTGAATCGTGTCTATGCGGAGGGGGATACTGCCTTTGTTGATCTTGGTGCTGACGGTCTTTCCGGTGGATCCATGGAAGAGCTCTACCTGATCAGCCAGATCGTTGATACGCTTATTAACTCTTTTGAGGAAATCAAGCAGGTACAATTCTTGGTGGACGGAAAGGTGCCGGAAACCCTTATGGGTCATGTTGGTACGGAAGATCCCTTTACGAAGGATGCCTTCGCTGAGTAA
- a CDS encoding PAS domain S-box protein encodes MMEKRCLFYIFIVIINLLPMIPMSIKGITGLAFICVSSVRSGFKGGMCTAGLLILINTICVIFGINVDYEYAVASMLLGSAAYIGTAYFIGGNTDKLTQRNEQLIREIEMRRKADAELREKIEILQSLMSALPTPICIKDLDGRYVGCNYAFGQWFGYNEEELTGKNVFDLMDADQAMVFNSMDQEILAKQTPQSVETATTFLDGTTRNVICSKAVISDEQGLPSGIVVVIHDITDQKEREKLKLNIIEEELIIDEMKKYDRIKTEFFMNISHELRTPLNVILGAIQLMELQLESSGTAHVEKLQKNIMSIKQNSLRLLRLVNNLLDVSKIEEHSSEIRCKNWNIVCLVEEIVLSVADYANIKGIRLEFDTEFEERLISCDEEKVERIMLNLLSNAIKFTPDGGRIFVSIGAQGDFVCIRVRDTGIGIPKEKQMQLFQRFCQVRPILTRTHEGSGIGLCLVKSLTELHGGSVTVESAEGVGTTFSVFLPVKVLQEHELYTANTVVNRMSFEKIQLEFSDIYSASESMLC; translated from the coding sequence ATGATGGAAAAACGATGTCTATTCTACATATTTATAGTGATAATAAATTTGCTTCCGATGATACCAATGTCGATTAAAGGAATTACCGGTCTCGCGTTTATTTGTGTAAGCAGTGTTAGAAGTGGTTTTAAAGGCGGCATGTGCACTGCAGGACTGTTGATCTTGATCAATACCATTTGTGTTATATTTGGAATTAATGTTGATTATGAATATGCAGTTGCGTCCATGCTTCTCGGCAGTGCCGCTTACATAGGAACCGCCTATTTTATCGGTGGAAATACAGACAAATTGACGCAAAGAAATGAACAGCTAATTCGTGAAATTGAAATGCGGAGAAAAGCAGATGCTGAGTTGAGGGAAAAAATTGAGATTTTGCAAAGCCTGATGAGCGCGCTTCCAACACCTATCTGCATCAAGGATTTGGACGGCAGGTATGTGGGATGCAATTATGCGTTTGGACAATGGTTTGGTTATAACGAGGAGGAGCTGACTGGAAAGAATGTGTTTGATTTGATGGACGCTGATCAGGCAATGGTTTTCAACAGCATGGATCAGGAGATTTTAGCAAAACAGACTCCTCAGAGTGTAGAAACGGCTACTACATTCCTGGATGGAACGACTCGAAATGTGATCTGCAGCAAAGCTGTTATTTCTGATGAACAGGGGCTGCCCAGCGGTATTGTTGTTGTTATTCATGATATTACCGACCAGAAGGAACGGGAAAAACTGAAGTTAAACATTATAGAAGAAGAGCTAATCATTGATGAAATGAAGAAATACGACCGTATCAAGACAGAGTTTTTCATGAATATCTCCCATGAGCTGCGAACACCACTGAACGTGATTCTAGGTGCGATTCAGCTGATGGAGCTGCAGCTGGAAAGCAGTGGAACGGCTCATGTCGAAAAGCTGCAAAAAAATATCATGAGCATAAAGCAGAACAGTCTTCGGCTGCTGCGCTTGGTAAACAATCTGCTGGATGTCTCAAAAATCGAGGAACACAGCAGTGAGATCCGATGCAAGAACTGGAACATTGTCTGTCTGGTCGAAGAGATCGTGCTATCCGTAGCTGATTATGCCAACATCAAAGGAATTCGTCTGGAGTTTGATACAGAATTTGAGGAGCGTCTCATTTCCTGCGATGAAGAAAAGGTTGAGCGAATCATGTTGAATTTGCTCTCGAATGCAATCAAATTTACTCCTGATGGGGGACGTATTTTCGTGAGCATTGGAGCACAGGGAGACTTTGTATGCATTCGTGTGAGAGATACTGGGATCGGAATTCCGAAAGAGAAGCAAATGCAGCTGTTTCAGAGGTTTTGTCAGGTCAGACCTATTCTGACAAGGACACATGAAGGAAGCGGAATAGGGCTCTGCCTTGTAAAATCACTGACCGAGCTCCATGGCGGCAGTGTAACCGTTGAAAGTGCTGAGGGTGTCGGAACCACATTCAGCGTATTTCTTCCGGTTAAGGTGTTGCAGGAACACGAACTATACACAGCAAATACAGTTGTTAATCGTATGAGTTTTGAAAAAATTCAATTGGAGTTCTCCGATATTTATTCAGCCAGCGAAAGCATGCTGTGTTGA